In Carassius auratus strain Wakin chromosome 41, ASM336829v1, whole genome shotgun sequence, the DNA window actctctctctctctctctctctctctctctctcacacacacacacacacacacacacacacactctctctctctctctcacacacacacacacacacagacacagtcacacacacacgcacacacacagacacagtcacacacacacacacacacacgcaaacacacacacacacacacacacacacacacacacacacacacacacacaggttgaaCCGCTGACTCACGCAGCAGGGTTTCCTCCTGTTGTCGTGGTGACGGTTGCTAGGCAGCTGATGCCCAGAGTTTCCCAGAGAGAGCTGAGCTATATTTGTCTCCATCATGTCAGTCTTGAGCAGAGGAGAGATAAACATAGCTTTAGCTGCAGCCTcattcacaaaacacacacacacacacacacacacgctcatacAGAGGCCATTACATCAGCTCAGCATCCGTGCATCAGTGTCAGTCTCTCAGCACTGTGTTTTAACACACTAGTGTATTTAGAGACGCAGCAGTCAGTGGTTCTCCTGTTCCAGAGGAATCAGAGACTGAAGGTCAGTGACGATGATGTAATCAATCACAGGATTCATTTGACCAGTGCTGATAGAAATTAATACGATGAGACAGCGGCTGGAAAATCTCCTTGACAGTGTGGAAGATTCCTTGGGAGAAACCAAAGGGGAGTTCTGGCCCTCATAAACACCTGCGTATGAACCACAGAACAGACTGAGAAGATGCTGGAAGCCTCCAGTTCATAATCTACAGACACACATGAGAATTAAAAGGCCACAGACTAAACCTAATCACAACCCTTTCTGTATTTACtgatgcacattttattttattattaatttaagccACAGCCCACCACTAACATGAATTACTCTAGAAGGAGTCAGTGtggactttattatttattaaagtttgtCAAGTCATTTACAagtcatttaattgtaaattctgcatttcttaaaacaatttattatatatatatatatatatatatatatatatatatatatatatatatatatatatatatattttttttttttttttttttttcagggttattatagttaactaaataccattactttattttttatatatatttaaaaacaacaaaaactaataaaactgacaaaacaaacaacaaaatcactaaaactttaaattaacaataaagcagaaatatacattttttttattttttttattttaatatcctttcaaatataatttatttctgtaatgctccgctgtattttcagcatcattcctccagtcttcagtgtcacatgatcttcagattTGTGaattttgagcagtaaatcatcataatttcatgatttctgaagatcatgtgacactgaagactggaggaatgatgctgaaaatacagcggagcattacagaaataaattatatttgaaaggatattaaaatagaaaccattatatTAAATGGTAATAGTATTtcaaactttttatatttttttctgtatttttgatcaaataaatgcagccttgatgagcagaagagttagggttagggttagggtcccCTATAAGAATTGGTGATTTTTTTGGATGAAAAGAGTTTGTCAATAAATAAAGATGTATCAATCATCTTATATAAACATTTTCCCCCAATCCCTAAACTGACCTGATGAAGCTCAAGCATCAGTCAGATGGTGTGgatgcagtttttattttgtcCACTGTGTGATCTGTGTTTCAGAACGACACATGGGGCATCCAGTACACATACGCTCTGTTTAAGGCCATGAGCCACATGCTGTGCATCGGATACGGCGCTCAGGCTCCAGAGGGAATGACAGACGTCTGGCTCACGATGCTCAGTATGATCGTGGGTGCGACCTGCTACGCCATGTTCATCGGCCACGCCACGGCCCTCATCCAGTCCCTAGACTCCTCACGCCGACAGTACCAGGAGAAGGTAAACTTCATGAATAAATCATCATTAAATCTATTCCACAATTCCCAATCAATCTGATGTGCGGTTGTTCTGACTAACGGAGAGCATCTGATGTCCAGTATAAGCAGGTGGAGCAGTACATGTCATTCCATAAGCTTCCAGCAGATGTCAGGCAGAAGATCCACGAGTATTATGAACATCGCTACCAGGGCAAGATGTTTGACGAGGATAACATTCTGGGAGAGCTGAGCGAGCCCTTAAAGGAGGTTTGCACTGAACTCATGACTCCCTAAAGCTTACTTCTAAGCTCTTTTCATGCATTAAGTTGATATTCTTTGTGTTTTCAGACACAAGCAGATATCGAAGGACTATTTTAGTTTGTAGTTGAATCTAATGAAATTTGTGTGTTGTTAGTAAGTGCTAGTAGGTAAGAGTGAGTTTTTGCATTTTACAAATTTTAACCAGCTAATTAATGCTTGTTTTTGCACTGTGACCTTAACAGGAAATTGTTAGCTTCAACTGCCGAAGCTTGGTGGCTAACATGCCTCTCTTCGCTAACGCCGACCCAAACTTCGTGACAGCGGTGCTAACGAAGCTGAAGTTTGAGGTGTTCCAGCCCCATGACTTCATCATTCGTGAGGGAACCATTGGACGTAAAATGTATTTCATCCAGCATGGACGGGTCAGCGTACTTACACGTGGGAACAAGGAGACCAAGCTCAGCGATGGGTCATACTTTGGAGGTGAGTTTATAGACTGATTGTGAAGTGGTTGATGTCAGATATTTGTTGTAAGCCCAGGTGTATTGTCCTATAGATTCCTTTCTAACCTCCTTGTGGTCTTTCTCCTTCCCTCAGAGATCTGTCTGTTGACTCGTGGCAGGAGGACAGCAAGTGTCCGAGCAGATACATACTGTCGACTTTACTCCCTCAGTGTGGACAGTTTCAATGAGGTTCTGGAAGAGCATCCCATGATGAGACGGGCCTTCGAGACGGTGGCGGTGGACAGACTTGATCGCATCGGTAAAACCTTCCTGCTCCTTTTACGACTTTTGTAGTTCAAGAGAGAtggatttactcaccttcatgtcattccaaatccataTCCAAAATCTTTATGGTACACAGAAAGTGAATGGGAACTGACAAAAATTATGAGACGTGAGCAAATAATTGAGacttgaaatattcctttaattttgTGTCTGTGTTAATTTGATGACCACATTAATAACCATGTTCAGTTATTTCCTAACTGTCCTAAACCTATTCTGAATTTGTTTTCTCACAGGTAAGAAGAACTCGATTTTGTTGCGTAAGACCTCACAGGGAGGCTCTGTAGCAGGCAGCAGTTTGGGACGGGGTGGAGGGAGCCgtggaggaggagcaggaggtgCCGGTCTGGGTTCTTGTGACAGTGTTCTGGTCCAGCAGATCGTGAAGCACGATAGCATGCCGACCATGCAGGACATCGCAGCTGGGACCCGAGGCTCCACAGGAGGCACTGTCTCCCCCCGACCTCATCCGGTGATCTGGGCACCGCTGGTCCACGCTCCCCTGCAGACGGCCGCTGCTACCACCAGTGTGGCCATTGCTttgatgcagcagcagcagcagcagcaacagttgcagcagcagcagcaacaacaacatgcCCTTGGAGCTGCCATCTTCCTTCCCTCCGCTATGTCCATCTCCCCATCACCTTCATTCTGCCCGCTTTCTCCTCCCCGACCACCCACACTACCCCCTCGGCAGTCACTCAGCTCCCTCATAAACATAATGGGGGGGATGCCCCCCCGAGGAGTCCCATCCTCTGTAACACCTACACCCTCTCCCTCCACTATGGGACCGACAACTGTGGCCGTGGCTCCTTCAGCGGGTGGAGTTGCAAAAACTCCTCCTACGCCTGCGTCGTCAGTGCCCGCCCCCCTGCAGCCTGGAAGAGCGCTTCATCACAGTCTCCGCCTCCACACGGAGCCCACAGCATCACCTGTCCATAAAGTCCTGCCTCCCTCCTCAGCAGTTGCCCCACTGTCCGTCGAAGGGCGCAGTGTTGGCTCCGCTCCACAGGGGGCCAAAGAGGCTTTGCTGCGTCATGTTGGAGGAGGCAGCACCCAGGGCCTCCCCATGATTGGTCGGCTTACCCAGGAGGCCAGACTGCTCTCCGCCTCCCAGCCGACTCTGCCCCACCGCAGCTGGGCAAGTGTGCAGCCTCACCCACCTCTCCATCGTAAAGCATCCGGAGGAAACCTGCTTCCAGCACCCTTCCTTTCATCATCAGGACTTGCTAGAGGAGGAAGTGCAGGTGTTTTGAGCTCAAATTCGCCACAGCCTGGTGCCACACAGGGACTAACAAACACACCCCTGCTGTTGCCCTCTCAGCTGGCACACACACCTCCACTCATGTCAACTCCGGGATCAGCCCCGTCACCCCTTGCCCCCTTTTTGTCCTCCCCGAAACAAACCCCTCTTTGTTCCACCAACCCTCCTTTATCCCTCGTGGCCACATCTTCTGGTCTAGTGGCTCCTCAAACCCAGCGACCCAAACCAGGCACTGCTATACCTACTCCTTCTTCAACCTCTCCTCCTCCTTACCTACGCCCTCCTTCTTCTCAGTCCACCTCCACCTCTCCAACTTCATCTCCCGGCACCTCTTTGGCTCAGAATTTCTGGTCCAAACCCTCTCAGACACCTCCTTCCCCATCGCCATTGTCCTGCACCACCAACTCAACACCCACCATTACTCCATCTCAAACCCCCACCCCAACTCGAACCCCGACCCCTGTTCAAACTCCTATTCAGACCCCCACCCAATCTAGAACACCAGCGGCATTCCAAGCCCAATCCCAAGGATGGTGTCCAACTCCCGTCCAGATCCCAGCAGCTGCACAAACTCTGACCTCAACCTCCGTTCAGAGTCCGCCTTCCGTCCAGACTCCAAGTAAACCTATGATGGGTCAGAGCCATTCAGATGCTGCTGACCAGATGCCAGCTACTGCCCAGGTTCTTGGTTCTCCTTCGACTTGTTCTGCAGTCTCCAGTCAAACCCAAACCTCAAATGCCATACAGACTCAGAGCTCTTCCTGGATCCCAGGATCTCCCATCAATACCCCAGCCCAAAGTGAACCGTCAACCCCTGTTCTGACCCAATCCCAAACACAAGCCACACCTGCTAAAGCCCCTGCTGTTGCTGCATCATCACCTTCTCCTTCATCACCTCCATCCTCCACTGCTTCACAGCCACAGAAGCCAGCTGCTAGCCAGACTCAGACCTTAAACGTTCTGTCCACTCCCTTAAGTCCATCTCTCATTCCTGCTTCCACTGCCtcctcatctacagtcctccagTCCAACTCCACCACCTCCACTTCAAcaaaagaggcaaagaaaatgcaGGACTTGCCTCAGATGCAGATAGATTCAGagacaaagagacaaaaaaaatcctGCTAGCATGTGAGGAGGGAGGTGGGCGCTGGACAGAGGCTCTTGTTTTGTCCGAGGTGAGTTCAGGAGATGAGATGTGATGAGTCAGCTGTATCAGTTCAGGCTCTGCAGGTTCCATGAGCATGCTGTCTGCGTTCGAGCCTCCCGGTGTTGGTCTGTAGTCTTGACCACGGGAAGGTTTAACATCTCTGACTAATCAACTAATCAAGGTAAAAACAAAAGAGCAGAACATATTTCGCTCCAAAGTAGAACTGTAGTGTCTGTGTTGTCCAGGTCATCTAGAAATGTCAGGTAGAATATTTTTGTAGTCCTTCTGAAAAGACCATCTTGAATTGCAATGGGCTGACTGGTGAAACAGCGCATTTATATTGATCCCCAACAAAACATGGATCCCAACCGTGTTCGTGGAGCCTCCAACACTGCACATTCTGCATCTTTCACACCTGATTCATCAGTCAGTCATCAGCTCTTTAGTAGAACCCCAAGACCAGAAAAGGGTGTATCAGACCAAACAGAGATGTGCATCCAGGAACAGAGTTAAGAACCACTGTGCTAGTGAACGAGCATGATCTTTCGACAGAGATCTGATGAGTTATCTTTCACAGAATAGATGCCAAAAATGTCTTAAAGGGAATGTTACTGCAAAACTGCCACCACCTTAAGATGCATTTGCACAGCCTtgtaaagataaaaaaacatcagaacatcagaaaatgttttataaaatcatttaacaTCCCCTCCAGAACACAAGCAGCATTTTCCGATCGGATCACCCTCAATCTGGAGACGATAAAAGCATAACCTGAGTTTCAAATGACTTCTGTATGCGAAGCAGCAGCTAGAAATTACCATCACACCTTCTGTCATTGAATATTAGTGACTGAACTTTTGCGACAGGACTAGAACTATCACAACTCATTTGGCACTTTAGTTCACGAGTCTAATATAAAGTGTCCAGGAATCGCTTGGGCACCATACaggaataatacattttgagttcGGAAAGACGTTTCGACACAGCGAATCTGTGTTAATTTAGTGTACACTGCCTGTAAACTATAAATGGTGCATTGTACATAGTGTGTGAAGCAGAACATTAATTTctacctgaaaaaaaagaatCTACAATTGTATCCTTCTTACCAGTTTCGTgtacttgtgttttgttgttctctCTGTCAGACCGTTAGCCAGTGAATACCTGATCAGTATGCAAACCAAAATcattcaaattaaacattttaaatcgcACCGCCTTGAGATGTGAGTGAAAAATTACCAAAGGACGTGTTTAGGGAATCAAACCATGAAACCATGCAGCAGGATTTCTTGTATGAATTGAATTTGGCTTTATATTCTCATAGGAAAGGAGAACTTTTGTTGCTATAGCGAGTTTCCATTTGGTGCTTCCACTGATGCAAGAATATATAAGCGGATTCCCTAAAGGCACACAGTGATGGAACAAAATGAGATTACATTTCAATGCTTTTGGATTCTCTCACGAAATGTTTGCGTTGACCTTATGTGTGAGGCTTTTGGTTAAACCATTCCAGTTTGAATCAGGTTTGTTATTTTACTGATGGCCAGTGTCAGCATGCTCAGAAACCTCACGACCTGAGTCTGCATAAACTGATTTAGACGttaaatatctgaaaatatcAAACTTGATTTCCAGCTTCTGCTCTCTCGTCTCTTTTTAAATCACCAAAGTGTAACATTTGCCCATTATATAACTAATAATTAGCATCAGAGATGTGATAActgtaaagaatatatatatatatatatatatatatatatatatatatatatatatatatatatatatatatatataattattttgattaaaaaaaaatagaagcaaTCCATTAGTAGTTTGTCGTCTCAGATGTTTGATGTTAGTTTTGGACAATGACTTAAACGTTCATACTCTCACTCTGCTGTAGCTGAACTagtgttttgttttgagtgtgtgttGCACTAAACAGCGAGCGCACAGCAGTGCTTTAGTTCCTCCGTGAGCGTGTCTGCTTCTCTCTGTCCGTTAGTGTCACCACACACATCCGACGCTGGACCAGATCTGCTTTCATCTTTCTCTTGCTCTCGTACTGTAGCCGCTTCCcttcagtgacacacacacacacacacacacacacacacacacacacacacacacacacacacacacacacacacacctcagtatGAATCTGTCATGTCGTGCCCAGTGCTGTTACTTGGTGTTTTGTGATGATAGTGAGATTATGTCTAATTTAATACCATGATGCCTAGATTGCACATTTAAGgaccaaatgtttatttttatttgttttcacagCTTTAGCTTTTGAGAAAAAGGAAATAATAGTCTATAATGATAAATACAATGACAcgtgtgtccctggagcacagaagcagtcttaagtcgctggggtatatttgtagcaatagacaacaattcattgtgtgggtcaaaattatctggattttacttttatgcctgaaatcattaggatattaagtaaagatcatgtaaagatcaacgtattttgtacatttcctatataaaaatatattaaaaatgtattattagtaatattaattgctaagaacttcatttggacaactttaaaagcgattttctcaatatttagattttttgcaccctcagattccagattttcaaatgaaccatacataaataaattaaaagagactCTTAAGACTGGgtgtgtggtccagggtcacatctgAAGGCCACGTCACACTGCACTGACACACACTGatgaaacacaacacacactttaGTCAGGTCTGGCGGGATCAGTGTGTTTCCCGTCAGTGGTCAGCGCTGGTTTAACTGCTTGAACATGTGGAAACACATCTGTTGGGTCTTAGACTGTCTGAGAAGAGACGTACTGTACAGTTCTGAGTCTGTCACTGCAGTGTGAACTGGCCTTTAGAGAAATAATGATGAACATGTAAAAAATGATTTGTGCCAAATCAGAATAAAGTGAATTTAGAATCAGTTTTCTGGATC includes these proteins:
- the LOC113059433 gene encoding potassium/sodium hyperpolarization-activated cyclic nucleotide-gated channel 3; its protein translation is MDGGTGASAGTDPRPVRNGDSKRRSKSSLPSPGYRLSQASLEGDRGEPLPGRRRLSILSSTRDSGQFRPGTASGTPTTPLPLPHAGSAPPTVQRSVGFAASRAALASTSSSTGTGMVVVATGPETTTTTAAGSPEAGPVLDGEDYSYSNQSTFIQRQFGAMLQPGVNKFSLRMLGSHKAVALEQERLRSAGAWIIHPYSDFRFCWDLLMLLLMVGNLIVLPVGITFFKDENTPPWIIFNVVSDTLFLVDLVLNFRTGIVKEDSTEILLDPKAIRQRYLKSWFLVDFVSSIPVDYIFLMVDLEAHLDSEVYRTARALRIVRFTKILSLLRLLRLSRLIRYIHQWEEIFHMTYDLASAMVRIVNLIGMMLLLCHWDGCLQFLVPMLQDFPPDCWVSINNMVNDTWGIQYTYALFKAMSHMLCIGYGAQAPEGMTDVWLTMLSMIVGATCYAMFIGHATALIQSLDSSRRQYQEKYKQVEQYMSFHKLPADVRQKIHEYYEHRYQGKMFDEDNILGELSEPLKEEIVSFNCRSLVANMPLFANADPNFVTAVLTKLKFEVFQPHDFIIREGTIGRKMYFIQHGRVSVLTRGNKETKLSDGSYFGEICLLTRGRRTASVRADTYCRLYSLSVDSFNEVLEEHPMMRRAFETVAVDRLDRIGKKNSILLRKTSQGGSVAGSSLGRGGGSRGGGAGGAGLGSCDSVLVQQIVKHDSMPTMQDIAAGTRGSTGGTVSPRPHPVIWAPLVHAPLQTAAATTSVAIALMQQQQQQQQLQQQQQQQHALGAAIFLPSAMSISPSPSFCPLSPPRPPTLPPRQSLSSLINIMGGMPPRGVPSSVTPTPSPSTMGPTTVAVAPSAGGVAKTPPTPASSVPAPLQPGRALHHSLRLHTEPTASPVHKVLPPSSAVAPLSVEGRSVGSAPQGAKEALLRHVGGGSTQGLPMIGRLTQEARLLSASQPTLPHRSWASVQPHPPLHRKASGGNLLPAPFLSSSGLARGGSAGVLSSNSPQPGATQGLTNTPLLLPSQLAHTPPLMSTPGSAPSPLAPFLSSPKQTPLCSTNPPLSLVATSSGLVAPQTQRPKPGTAIPTPSSTSPPPYLRPPSSQSTSTSPTSSPGTSLAQNFWSKPSQTPPSPSPLSCTTNSTPTITPSQTPTPTRTPTPVQTPIQTPTQSRTPAAFQAQSQGWCPTPVQIPAAAQTLTSTSVQSPPSVQTPSKPMMGQSHSDAADQMPATAQVLGSPSTCSAVSSQTQTSNAIQTQSSSWIPGSPINTPAQSEPSTPVLTQSQTQATPAKAPAVAASSPSPSSPPSSTASQPQKPAASQTQTLNVLSTPLSPSLIPASTASSSTVLQSNSTTSTSTKEAKKMQDLPQMQIDSETKRQKKSC